From Triticum urartu cultivar G1812 chromosome 2, Tu2.1, whole genome shotgun sequence, a single genomic window includes:
- the LOC125536434 gene encoding transmembrane protein 45A-like: MGSFKGHLLPGTLFLAVGAWNVWAAVARFAFDPAGFRLLVWNPVGGGSSGALRHLELYVIAGGAFLDMCVEVLYSTHLHIFAPGGGVNPAHLNDLEHGGMLLMFFLFGALALLSEKTRYLPLTEGALCVVLATAFTAELLLFYFHSTTHQGLEGYYHYLLVLLIGLCVASTVLGALLPVSFPVDLASGVLMTLQGMWFYQMAFTLYGPMRPAGCHHDAGRNIECHGQAAGERAEQLANFQLFVCVFLVFTYTLGCYAVAAAKYGHPDLRTKHSVEMEHRENSADRGGLVGI, translated from the exons ATGGGGTCGTTCAAGGGGCACCTTCTGCCGGGAACGCTGTTCCTGGCCGTGGGCGCCTGGAACGTGTGGGCGGCCGTGGCGCGCTTCGCCTTCGACCCGGCCGGGTTCCGCCTCCTCGTCTGGAACCCCgtgggcggcggcagcagcgggGCGCTGCGGCACCTCGAGCTCTACGTGATCGCCGGAGGCGCCTTCCTGGATATGTGCGTGGAGGTGCTTTACTCTACTCATCTCCACATATTTGCACCCGGCGGCGGAGTCAACCCGGCACACCTCAACGACCTCGAGCATGGCGGCATGCTGCTCATGTTCTTCCTCTTCGGTGCCCTCGCTCTCCTCTCTGAAAAGACGAG GTACCTGCCCCTAACGGAGGGCGCGTTGTGTGTGGTGCTGGCAACGGCCTTCACTGCAGAGCTGCTGCTCTTCTACTTCCACTCAACCACCCACCAGGGGCTGGAGGGATACTACCACTACCTCCTAGTTCTGCTGATTGGGCTCTGCGTCGCCTCCACCGTCCTCGGTGCGCTCCTCCCGGTGAGCTTCCCTGTCGACCTTGCTAGTGGCGTGCTGATGACCCTGCAGGGCATGTGGTTCTACCAGATGGCGTTCACGCTCTATGGGCCGATGC GCCCCGCGGGGTGCCACCACGATGCTGGCAGGAACATCGAGTGCCATGGGCAAGCGGCCGGGGAGCGCGCGGAGCAGCTCGCCAACTTCCAGCTCTTCGTGTGCGTCTTCCTTGTGTTCACCTACACCCTAGGCTGCTACGCCGTCGCCGCGGCCAAGTACGGCCACCCAGACCTCAGGACGAAGCACTCCGTCGAGATGGAGCACCGAGAAAATAGCGCCGATAGGGGTGGATTGGTTGGCATATGA